A single region of the Nicotiana sylvestris chromosome 6, ASM39365v2, whole genome shotgun sequence genome encodes:
- the LOC138870271 gene encoding uncharacterized protein, whose translation MRSNPNRRNPDHWCKFHNDHGHKAADCRFLQSKVDHLLKQGYLTELFSEKGKQAYMKNRQEPPKPHSLKRTINVRSGGEDINDISYTAANKISKVTITQGKRVRHVIEEENITFDNADADGVLTSHNDALVISLIVHDTNVKRVLIDPGSSANIILLRVLREMQTEDRIIPKAHTLSGFENSSVVTKGEVTLTTFADGVVKDT comes from the coding sequence atgagatcgaatccaaacaggcgtaaccctgatcattggtgcaaGTTTCATAATGACCATGGGCATAAAGCGGCAGATTGTAGGTTTTTACAAAGtaaagttgatcatttattaaaacaaggttaTCTCACCgagttgttcagtgagaaaggtaagcaagcttacatgaagaacaggcaggagcccCCGAAGCCACATTCCCTCAAAAGAACCATCAACGTTAGAAGCggaggtgaagacatcaatgacatatcatacactgcagctaacaaaatttccaaagttacaattacccaagggaaacgggtaCGACATGTCATAGAGGAAGAAAACATTACATTTGataatgcagatgcagatggcgtattaacctctcataacgatgcactggtaatatctctaattgtacatgatactaatgtaaaacgagttttgattgatccaggtagttccgcgaacattattttgctaagagtattacgtgagatgcaaaCAGAAGATAGaataataccaaaggcgcatactctatctggatttgaaaattctagtgttgtgacgaaaggagaggtaacactcaccacattcgcagaTGGAGTCGTCAAAGATACATAG